The following are from one region of the Isoalcanivorax indicus genome:
- a CDS encoding GIY-YIG nuclease family protein — MAEDAVNYYVYVATNRFHSRLYTSTTRDLRRRMNDHRRVSEQSFGGPEGCRKLVYYHGTQYMHQALFMERKLRTTPRQALIRIINEENPDWRDLSSEVPVRQRE, encoded by the coding sequence ATGGCAGAGGATGCCGTCAATTATTACGTGTATGTTGCCACCAACCGATTCCATTCCCGACTTTATACCAGCACCACGCGTGATCTGCGCAGACGCATGAATGATCATCGCCGGGTTTCCGAACAGTCGTTTGGTGGCCCGGAGGGGTGCAGGAAGCTGGTTTACTACCATGGCACCCAATATATGCATCAGGCGCTTTTCATGGAGCGCAAGCTGCGTACGACACCGCGCCAGGCGCTGATTCGCATCATCAACGAAGAGAATCCGGATTGGCGTGATCTGAGCAGTGAAGTGCCTGTGCGGCAGCGTGAATAG
- a CDS encoding DUF6160 family protein, which translates to MSHSKHNARRAVALFLLLSHAPLVVAMQAMSEEEMSSVSGQDGLRISVSAERIGADAVRWETDAGRYLDGDRVMHDTPGAGRQDMTSSLLLESVSFTPVNIDGTLRPGQATLSTQFDIGADVDGPRLAFEMSVDRVRFQAERISHDSQPDKSYGSLALDFSGQLSFSNSGGFLNDEGRVTLSASLDNANMFYRQLWHEHPYLIYSNMNAQWDVINGTIGMGPRRNAPAGAIMADVSGLRTAADFINVRLDNDILYKFPVGLGESSFTITGQERELMHFGWEGTLRDAELVFRTGGIEYANGRSEGLNFSTRWNYAVSSDTDLPAGGSPFRWRFGEVGGPGGFPIRFELSDWQNLPGIEYGHDFPYIGIDVINAGQGAAPLCWGAPQGGTCAAGTLVGLPAGQVNDFIAPTSNMGGVALSMRDGNLLTYARQVRLFDGSDPSQPFNATDGYNREFDWGLIYTLANMDGDIYLYPGGNPSDISGGSLDYGMIADIALMSQTFNGAQQGFDWSRGSHLMIADTAAEMGIGLLGVSFLLLADDTRIWIKPQWDPSDHYEGGLDLMSRNVRLAINGIFGGTDLTQPEARLLQGALIGFNYEGLLNIRMSPAPLGQHYLGYSMAMRSYRDDSPERVAAGLASGEGTYLSFAEPSRPTVEMRLADITGDMAIINGRIDLRGAAEDGDGFPKLVISQDILIGQTATARMLDGVVGSSLPGGSAGQVLQVGAVEFAGNSLGTIVVPSGQWHTSITLRPQDSHPSFP; encoded by the coding sequence GTGAGCCACAGTAAGCACAATGCACGACGCGCAGTGGCGTTGTTTCTGCTGCTGTCGCATGCCCCTCTGGTCGTCGCCATGCAGGCGATGAGCGAGGAAGAGATGTCATCCGTCAGCGGCCAGGACGGACTGAGGATATCTGTGTCCGCCGAGCGAATCGGTGCTGATGCGGTGCGTTGGGAAACGGATGCCGGGCGCTATCTGGATGGCGATCGCGTCATGCACGACACGCCCGGTGCCGGGCGTCAGGATATGACATCAAGTCTGTTGCTTGAGTCAGTCAGTTTTACGCCCGTTAATATCGATGGCACGCTGCGCCCCGGGCAGGCCACGCTGAGCACCCAGTTTGATATCGGCGCTGATGTGGATGGTCCCCGCCTTGCCTTCGAGATGAGCGTTGATCGTGTGCGCTTCCAGGCTGAAAGGATTTCCCATGATTCGCAGCCTGATAAAAGCTATGGCAGCCTGGCGCTGGACTTTTCGGGCCAGTTGTCATTCAGCAACAGCGGTGGCTTCCTCAACGATGAGGGCCGCGTCACCCTGAGCGCCTCCCTCGACAACGCCAACATGTTCTATCGCCAGCTCTGGCATGAGCATCCTTACCTGATCTACTCCAATATGAACGCCCAATGGGATGTCATTAACGGAACCATCGGGATGGGGCCCCGCCGTAATGCGCCAGCAGGTGCGATCATGGCGGATGTGTCCGGGCTCAGGACGGCGGCCGATTTCATCAATGTCCGGCTTGATAATGACATCCTCTACAAGTTCCCTGTCGGCCTGGGCGAAAGCAGCTTTACCATTACCGGCCAGGAACGGGAACTGATGCATTTTGGCTGGGAGGGGACGCTCAGGGATGCCGAGTTGGTGTTCCGCACGGGCGGTATCGAATATGCCAATGGACGTTCGGAGGGACTCAATTTCAGTACCCGCTGGAATTATGCGGTATCTTCGGACACGGATTTGCCTGCGGGCGGCTCGCCGTTTCGCTGGCGCTTCGGCGAGGTGGGAGGCCCGGGAGGCTTCCCGATCCGGTTTGAGCTGAGCGACTGGCAGAATCTTCCCGGTATCGAATACGGGCATGACTTCCCGTATATCGGGATAGATGTCATCAATGCAGGGCAGGGCGCAGCGCCGCTGTGTTGGGGCGCGCCTCAGGGAGGCACCTGCGCTGCCGGTACCCTGGTGGGTCTGCCGGCCGGGCAGGTCAATGACTTCATTGCGCCCACCAGCAATATGGGCGGGGTGGCATTGAGCATGCGTGACGGCAATTTGCTGACCTACGCCCGGCAAGTACGCCTGTTCGATGGTTCCGATCCGTCTCAGCCGTTCAATGCGACGGACGGGTATAACCGTGAGTTTGACTGGGGGCTTATCTATACCCTGGCGAACATGGATGGAGATATCTATCTGTATCCGGGCGGTAATCCCAGTGATATCAGCGGCGGCAGCCTTGATTACGGGATGATCGCCGACATCGCCCTGATGTCCCAGACTTTCAACGGGGCTCAGCAGGGTTTTGACTGGAGCCGGGGTTCACACCTGATGATTGCCGACACCGCTGCAGAAATGGGTATCGGGCTGCTCGGCGTGAGTTTCCTGTTGCTTGCGGATGACACGCGTATATGGATCAAACCGCAATGGGACCCGAGCGATCATTATGAGGGTGGGCTGGATCTGATGTCGCGGAACGTGCGTCTCGCGATCAACGGGATCTTCGGTGGTACCGACCTGACCCAGCCGGAAGCCCGCCTGCTCCAGGGTGCGCTGATCGGGTTCAATTATGAAGGTTTGCTTAATATCCGTATGTCACCGGCGCCTCTCGGGCAGCATTATCTGGGCTACTCGATGGCGATGCGCTCTTACCGCGATGACTCGCCGGAGCGGGTCGCTGCCGGGTTGGCCAGCGGCGAGGGCACCTACCTTTCGTTCGCTGAACCAAGTCGTCCGACGGTCGAAATGAGGCTTGCCGACATCACCGGCGACATGGCCATCATCAATGGGCGTATTGATTTGCGTGGTGCAGCGGAAGATGGCGATGGGTTTCCCAAACTCGTTATTTCCCAGGATATTCTTATTGGCCAGACGGCCACCGCAAGAATGCTCGACGGCGTAGTGGGCAGCAGCCTGCCCGGTGGCAGCGCAGGACAGGTCCTGCAGGTGGGCGCGGTAGAGTTCGCCGGTAACAGCCTGGGTACTATTGTTGTGCCAAGCGGTCAGTGGCACACATCGATTACCCTGAGGCCTCAGGATTCACACCCTTCCTTTCCCTGA
- the ppsR gene encoding posphoenolpyruvate synthetase regulatory kinase/phosphorylase PpsR, whose protein sequence is MKRTAFFVSDGTGITAETLGHSMLSQFRGVEFEQVTLPYVQSLETTQSAVARINETAERDGQRPVVFSTLVDEEHRALIGRCHGLVLDMFAAFVGPLESELGVRSSHTVGETHAIRDHEAYRIRIDAVHYALDNDDGARTRHYDKADVVLVGVSRSGKTPTCLYLALQFGLYAANYPLTEDDFDDLRLPQSLMPHKDKLFGLTIDPDRLAAIRSERKAGSKYASPRQCDMEVRALEALFNKFNIPSLNATELSIEEISTRILAKTGIQRRLQ, encoded by the coding sequence ATGAAACGAACCGCCTTCTTTGTCTCCGACGGCACCGGCATCACCGCCGAGACCCTGGGCCACTCCATGCTCAGCCAGTTCCGCGGTGTCGAGTTCGAGCAAGTCACCCTGCCCTACGTGCAATCCCTGGAAACCACCCAGAGCGCCGTGGCGCGGATCAACGAGACCGCCGAGCGGGACGGCCAGCGGCCGGTGGTCTTCTCGACCCTGGTGGACGAGGAGCACCGGGCACTTATCGGGCGCTGCCATGGCCTGGTGCTGGACATGTTCGCGGCCTTTGTCGGCCCGCTGGAGAGCGAGCTGGGGGTCCGTTCCAGCCATACCGTGGGCGAGACCCACGCGATCCGCGATCATGAGGCCTACCGCATCCGGATCGATGCCGTGCATTACGCGCTGGACAATGATGACGGCGCCCGCACCCGGCACTATGACAAGGCCGATGTGGTACTGGTGGGGGTCTCACGCAGCGGCAAGACGCCGACCTGTCTGTATCTGGCACTGCAGTTCGGCCTCTATGCCGCCAATTACCCGCTGACCGAAGACGATTTTGACGACCTGCGCCTGCCGCAGTCGCTGATGCCGCACAAGGACAAGCTGTTCGGCCTGACCATCGACCCGGACCGCCTGGCGGCGATCCGCAGCGAGCGCAAGGCCGGCAGCAAGTACGCCTCCCCGCGCCAGTGCGACATGGAAGTGCGGGCCCTGGAGGCCCTGTTCAACAAGTTCAACATCCCCAGCCTGAACGCGACCGAACTCTCCATCGAGGAGATTTCGACCCGCATTCTGGCCAAAACCGGGATTCAGCGGCGCCTGCAGTAG
- a CDS encoding DegV family protein, with product MRIGIVVDSTCDLPAEFYSQHDIRVMPISIRLGDELLVDERDEKATRRFYAEQLDTKGIDSESIPYTSEQVQAVFLDRLVLDFDLVFCITVSSKRSQIFDNASRASFAILKQYRQARQAADVAGPFSMRVIDSKTIFAGTAVLVAEAAGLIAQGIHPNEVRLKLDNLIPEVCGFMVPADLGYVRARGFKKGERKSFSDTLRGAALAVGSALSLHPIIKVYRGQEDPATVNMSYEKSVRRMLEHVTTQIRDGKVTSGSVCMSYAGDISAVPDMAGFRELEAAVREAGLALHLSTMSATGAVNVGAGCLFVAYAGEPGEL from the coding sequence ATGCGTATCGGCATTGTGGTGGATTCAACATGTGATCTGCCGGCAGAGTTCTATTCACAGCATGACATTCGCGTCATGCCCATCTCCATCCGTCTTGGCGACGAGCTCCTGGTCGATGAGCGGGATGAAAAGGCCACCCGGCGCTTCTACGCCGAGCAGCTCGACACCAAAGGCATCGATTCGGAGTCCATTCCTTACACCAGTGAGCAGGTCCAGGCGGTGTTTCTGGATCGGCTGGTGCTGGATTTCGATCTGGTGTTCTGTATCACGGTGTCGAGCAAGCGCAGCCAGATCTTCGATAATGCTTCGCGGGCCTCGTTTGCCATCCTCAAGCAGTACCGGCAGGCGCGTCAGGCGGCAGACGTTGCCGGGCCCTTCTCCATGCGGGTAATCGACAGCAAGACCATCTTTGCCGGCACCGCCGTGCTGGTGGCCGAAGCCGCCGGGCTGATCGCGCAGGGAATACACCCCAATGAGGTGCGCCTCAAGCTGGACAACCTAATTCCGGAGGTCTGTGGCTTCATGGTGCCAGCGGATCTGGGCTATGTGCGGGCGCGGGGCTTCAAGAAGGGGGAGCGCAAGAGTTTCAGTGATACCTTGCGTGGTGCGGCCCTGGCGGTCGGCTCGGCACTGTCGCTGCATCCGATCATCAAGGTCTACCGCGGGCAGGAAGACCCGGCCACGGTCAATATGAGCTATGAAAAGTCGGTGCGCCGCATGCTGGAGCATGTGACGACACAGATCAGAGACGGCAAGGTCACCTCTGGCAGTGTCTGCATGAGCTACGCGGGCGACATCTCAGCCGTGCCGGACATGGCAGGCTTTCGTGAGCTTGAGGCTGCCGTCCGGGAGGCCGGGCTGGCTCTGCACCTGTCTACCATGAGCGCCACTGGCGCGGTCAACGTGGGCGCGGGGTGTCTGTTTGTGGCCTACGCGGGCGAACCGGGAGAGCTCTGA
- a CDS encoding FG-GAP-like repeat-containing protein, translating into MPPADDPRVTLGRALFFSRQLSGDRDVACVSCHHPLLGGGDGLSLSIGVAAHEPEVLGPGRTIDLARDGDPKALTLGGPNVPRNAQTIFNSALYRTTLFHDGRLFVLGTDPDSGEQMIRTPESLLRRLPDPSAAGDLLAVQARFPVTSFAEMRGFGEFYSLSPDQLRARIAQRLRDAAESWEGPFRSAFGDDGDLEGLINYDNIASALSAYQASKTFVDSPWAEFVRGNPSALTTQQVRGAELFLTSLHEGGLGCAGCHSGDRFTDEKLHIAAIPQFGRGKRADDTDPGLFLVTQKDEDRYRFRTPGLLNIAATGPYGHSGAFDDLAAFLRYHADPVGEIEHYDFSLAHLSQFSMLEEPPYPRARAMTLSALERVSDALPHRPLSDEELAALVAFLNALTDPCVITETCLAPWIAGAEDDHDGHMLYAQIPNVPAHPEGNDGGSGPTDPTDPTDPTDPTDPTDPTDPTDPTDPSTAPFRHFSAKTLCGHNLRGRMMSGSQQSGFVERASEVGLDHHHELPAEAWRREFGALEAAMQSGAVLLAPLNGDCWLDALFTTGGYGGEGLVFYRNDMGRGFASRPHEFWQGADIPLALGAADLDANYRPDVLIGNYLAGEVRVYRHASTGGFVQRQSVPMSKSTFGFAFSDIDGNGWVDAFIAHWDLAARPGAAPAMMKNMGANAFLGPVGVLYPYDVDAGTTGAQLAQNFNFSPAFTDLTGDGSPDLLVASDFETSEVATNDGTGRFSVITDRSVIVDENGMGSALADFDNSGRLSWYVSSIHAPDDDREWPWGRTGNKLYHGEDAAFPFSLQAAHGAEDAGWAWGVCAADFNNNGYVDLFVENGYGLVPEQVRAQLSEELLNDLDQLLEGYHQQRPRLFMNQGDGTFIDQAEDWGMTSATNGRGVVCADVDRDGDIDILVAQNIGPPLFFENQLSGQGAVNFLSVSLIADRPNTQAIGAVVRVRTGDITRMRQVEANSGYLGQTPAILHFGLGAAVQADEVRVTWHDGREEILQAVPVNRFLTLRHPDLDPVNTLPLHQGLAEVATEALGWLEDHHEQLPADVLLGLSWMQRQFDIVTTFSPMVMLDSLLQEETDDAMRASLLAYRRFYDPDHTLPAEALTGLAGLDDVTIAPLYCHEHPLDVDYLGQLLQLSESSEPYEVSHALFAYLLLTDNACPSRLPAAEVEQLVIRNLALVQPPEQGIRDIDIEAMAFLAAAGRSDLVSHEWLNGFLSARREDGGFAFAPEDEHSDAHATGLALWLALQLTHHNRIYHGLIAQPW; encoded by the coding sequence GTGCCACCCGCAGACGATCCCCGGGTCACCCTCGGCAGGGCGCTGTTTTTCTCGCGCCAGCTGAGCGGCGACCGGGATGTTGCCTGTGTCAGTTGTCACCATCCGCTGTTAGGGGGCGGGGATGGCCTGTCGCTATCGATCGGTGTCGCAGCACACGAGCCCGAGGTGCTGGGGCCTGGCCGCACCATTGATCTTGCCCGTGATGGCGATCCCAAAGCGCTGACGCTCGGCGGACCGAACGTGCCACGCAACGCACAGACGATATTCAACTCCGCACTTTATCGCACCACGCTTTTCCACGATGGCAGGTTGTTCGTGCTGGGGACTGACCCGGATTCGGGTGAGCAGATGATCCGCACGCCGGAGAGTCTGCTGCGCCGATTGCCTGACCCGTCTGCTGCGGGTGATCTGCTCGCCGTCCAGGCGAGATTCCCGGTGACCAGCTTTGCTGAAATGCGTGGTTTCGGCGAATTCTACTCACTCTCGCCTGATCAGCTACGCGCGAGAATTGCGCAGCGGCTCCGGGACGCTGCTGAAAGCTGGGAAGGTCCGTTTCGTAGTGCATTCGGTGACGACGGTGATCTGGAAGGCTTGATCAACTACGACAATATCGCCAGTGCGCTGTCTGCATATCAGGCGAGCAAGACATTTGTAGACAGTCCCTGGGCCGAGTTTGTACGCGGAAACCCCTCAGCGCTTACGACACAGCAGGTCAGAGGAGCCGAGCTGTTTCTGACCAGTTTGCACGAGGGGGGGCTGGGTTGCGCAGGGTGCCATAGTGGCGATCGCTTTACGGATGAGAAGCTGCACATTGCGGCGATACCCCAGTTCGGTCGCGGCAAGCGTGCCGATGACACTGATCCGGGGCTTTTCCTGGTGACACAGAAGGACGAGGACCGCTACCGCTTCCGCACGCCCGGCCTGCTGAATATCGCGGCAACCGGTCCTTATGGCCATAGCGGTGCCTTTGATGATCTTGCAGCGTTTCTGCGCTATCACGCTGATCCGGTCGGAGAAATCGAACATTACGACTTTTCGCTTGCGCACCTTTCCCAGTTTTCCATGCTTGAGGAGCCGCCCTATCCGCGGGCGAGGGCCATGACCCTGAGTGCGCTTGAGCGTGTCTCGGATGCCTTGCCGCATCGCCCCTTGTCGGATGAGGAACTCGCAGCTCTGGTGGCCTTCCTCAATGCGCTGACTGACCCTTGCGTAATCACGGAAACATGCCTGGCGCCCTGGATAGCGGGTGCCGAAGACGACCATGACGGACATATGCTGTACGCCCAGATTCCCAATGTGCCTGCACACCCTGAAGGGAATGATGGGGGGAGTGGGCCAACGGATCCGACTGACCCGACCGATCCGACCGATCCGACCGATCCGACCGATCCGACTGACCCGACTGATCCGACGGACCCCTCGACAGCGCCCTTCAGGCACTTCTCGGCCAAGACCCTGTGTGGTCACAACCTGCGTGGCCGTATGATGTCCGGGTCGCAGCAGTCCGGTTTTGTGGAGCGCGCTTCGGAGGTTGGACTGGATCATCACCATGAGCTGCCCGCTGAAGCCTGGCGTCGTGAGTTCGGAGCGCTAGAGGCCGCCATGCAAAGTGGCGCGGTCTTGCTTGCACCCTTGAACGGAGATTGCTGGCTGGACGCGCTCTTTACCACGGGCGGCTACGGCGGTGAGGGTCTGGTGTTCTATCGCAACGATATGGGGCGTGGCTTCGCGTCAAGGCCTCACGAGTTCTGGCAGGGGGCTGATATCCCGCTTGCGCTTGGCGCTGCAGATCTGGATGCCAACTATCGCCCTGATGTGTTGATCGGCAATTACCTGGCCGGAGAGGTGCGAGTATATCGGCATGCCTCGACGGGCGGGTTCGTTCAGCGTCAGTCTGTTCCGATGTCCAAATCGACTTTCGGCTTCGCATTTTCGGATATTGATGGCAATGGATGGGTGGACGCCTTCATCGCGCATTGGGATCTTGCTGCCAGGCCGGGCGCGGCGCCGGCCATGATGAAGAATATGGGCGCGAACGCCTTTCTCGGACCAGTCGGAGTTCTTTATCCCTATGATGTTGACGCGGGGACCACGGGGGCCCAGTTAGCCCAGAACTTCAATTTCTCGCCTGCCTTTACTGATCTGACCGGCGATGGATCTCCTGATCTGCTGGTGGCGTCCGATTTTGAAACCAGCGAGGTGGCGACCAACGACGGCACTGGCCGGTTCAGTGTCATTACCGATCGAAGCGTTATCGTTGACGAAAACGGCATGGGCTCTGCGCTGGCTGACTTCGACAATAGCGGGCGGCTGTCGTGGTATGTGAGTTCCATACATGCACCGGATGATGATCGCGAGTGGCCCTGGGGCCGCACCGGCAACAAGCTTTATCATGGTGAGGACGCCGCTTTTCCGTTCTCTCTCCAGGCGGCGCATGGTGCCGAAGATGCGGGTTGGGCCTGGGGAGTGTGCGCTGCAGATTTCAACAATAACGGCTACGTGGATCTGTTTGTCGAGAACGGGTATGGGCTTGTGCCTGAGCAAGTCAGGGCCCAGTTGTCGGAAGAACTGCTGAATGACCTCGATCAACTGCTCGAAGGGTATCATCAGCAGCGCCCAAGGTTATTCATGAATCAGGGCGATGGCACCTTTATTGATCAGGCAGAAGACTGGGGCATGACATCGGCAACCAACGGCAGGGGCGTGGTCTGTGCCGATGTGGATCGAGATGGCGATATTGATATTCTTGTTGCGCAGAATATCGGGCCGCCGCTGTTCTTCGAGAATCAGCTTTCCGGGCAGGGAGCCGTCAATTTTCTGAGCGTATCGTTGATTGCCGATCGCCCCAATACCCAGGCCATAGGCGCGGTGGTCAGGGTCCGCACTGGCGATATCACGAGGATGCGTCAGGTGGAAGCGAACTCCGGCTATCTGGGGCAGACGCCGGCAATACTGCATTTCGGTCTGGGCGCGGCCGTGCAGGCGGATGAAGTACGGGTGACCTGGCATGATGGTCGCGAGGAGATTCTTCAGGCTGTGCCGGTGAACCGGTTCCTGACGCTGAGGCATCCGGATCTCGATCCTGTCAACACTCTGCCGTTACATCAGGGCCTTGCGGAAGTAGCCACGGAGGCACTGGGCTGGCTGGAAGATCATCACGAACAGTTGCCTGCGGACGTGCTGCTCGGCCTGTCATGGATGCAGCGACAATTCGATATTGTTACCACCTTCTCGCCGATGGTGATGCTGGACAGCCTTCTGCAAGAAGAGACAGATGACGCGATGCGTGCCTCCTTGCTGGCATACCGTCGTTTTTATGACCCGGACCATACATTGCCTGCGGAGGCTTTGACCGGTCTGGCGGGGCTGGACGATGTCACCATTGCGCCCTTGTACTGCCATGAGCACCCCCTTGACGTCGATTATCTGGGGCAACTGCTTCAGCTTTCAGAGAGCAGTGAGCCCTATGAGGTGAGCCATGCGCTGTTCGCGTATCTGTTGCTTACCGATAATGCGTGCCCCTCACGGCTGCCAGCGGCAGAAGTGGAGCAACTGGTCATCAGGAACCTGGCCCTGGTGCAACCGCCAGAGCAGGGGATTCGTGACATCGATATCGAGGCGATGGCCTTTCTCGCGGCAGCGGGACGTTCCGATCTGGTCAGTCATGAATGGCTGAATGGCTTCCTGTCAGCCCGGCGTGAGGACGGTGGCTTTGCTTTCGCGCCAGAAGACGAGCACAGCGATGCACATGCCACCGGGCTTGCCCTGTGGCTGGCACTCCAGTTGACGCACCACAACAGGATATACCACGGCCTGATCGCGCAGCCCTGGTGA